From Deltaproteobacteria bacterium, one genomic window encodes:
- a CDS encoding IS3 family transposase, with translation IFNYIEIFYNRKRRHSTLGYLSPVSYELESMVA, from the coding sequence GTATTTTTAATTATATTGAAATATTCTATAATCGAAAGAGACGTCACTCAACACTGGGGTATCTTTCTCCAGTATCTTATGAGCTCGAATCTATGGTAGCCTAA